A genomic region of Pseudopipra pipra isolate bDixPip1 chromosome W, bDixPip1.hap1, whole genome shotgun sequence contains the following coding sequences:
- the LOC135405768 gene encoding class I histocompatibility antigen, F10 alpha chain-like isoform X3, which yields MAPVLGLGALLALLGVLEVSMAQPKVLHSLRYLHVGVTEPSPGIPQFMALGYVDGIPITRYDSERGRVEPLTPWMAAGAEPGYWDRQTQINEENRLTDAENLERARARYNWSGGLHTQQWVSGCDLLSDGSVRGSYRDGFDGRDFISFELGSRSFVAADGSAQPTKRKWEHDGIVAERLTHYLENSCPEWLRKFVGYGREALERKDPPDVHVSGKEEHGILTLSCRAYGFYPGMIGINWLKGDEVRDQETEWGGIVPNSDGTFHSWARIEALPGEREQYRCRVEHAGMPEPGIFAWEPESIWNSSPVLVAVSVIAAIIIIIGLVAVGVWKLRSGKREGNGYDPAPTRITA from the exons TTCTCCACTCCCTGCGTTACCTGCACGTGGGGGTGACAGAGCCCAGCCCGGGGATCCCTCAATTCATGGCATTGGGATACGTGGATGGGATCCCCATCACACGCTACGACAGCGAGCGGGGCCGGGTGGAGCCGCTGACGCCGTGGATGGCGGCCGGAGCCGAGCCGGGATACTGGGATAGACAGACCCAGATCAACGAGGAGAACCGGCTCACTGATGCCGAGAACCTGGAGAGAGCGCGAGCCCGGTACAACTGGAGTGGGG GTCTCCACACGCAGCAGTGGGTTTCTGGCTGTGACCTCCTGTCCGACGGGAGCGTCCGTGGATCCTATCGGGATGGCTTTGATGGGCGGGATTTCATCTCCTTCGAGCTGGGATCCAGGAGCTTCGTGGCGGCCGATGGATCTGCCCAGCCCACCAAGAGGAAATGGGAACACGATGGGATCGTGGCGGAGAGACTGACACATTACCTGGAGAACAGCTGTCCGGAATGGCTCCGCAAATTCGTTGGATATGGGCGGGAGGCGCTGGAGCGCAAAG ATCCCCCCGATGTCCATGTGTCCGGGAAAGAGGAACACGGGATCCTGACGTTGTCCTGCCGCGCATACGGATTCTACCCCGGGATGATCGGGATCAACTGGCTGAAGGGGGATGAAGTGCGGGATCAGGAGACGGAGTGGGGCGGGATCGTTCCCAACAGCGACGGCACCTTCCACAGCTGGGCCAGGATCGAGGCGCTGCCGGGGGAGCGGGAGCAGTACCGGTGCCGGGTGGAGCACGCCGGAATGCCGGAGCCCGGGATCTTCGCCTGGG agccaGAATCCATCTGGAATTCCAGCCCGGTGTTGGTGGCTGTGTCCGTCatcgctgccatcatcatcatcatcggcctCGTGGCAGtcggtgtctggaagctccgatccg ggaagagggaggggaatggatacgaccccgcgcccacca gaatcacagcctga
- the LOC135405768 gene encoding class I histocompatibility antigen, F10 alpha chain-like isoform X2 — MAPVLGLGALLALLGVLEVSMAQPKVLHSLRYLHVGVTEPSPGIPQFMALGYVDGIPITRYDSERGRVEPLTPWMAAGAEPGYWDRQTQINEENRLTDAENLERARARYNWSGGLHTQQWVSGCDLLSDGSVRGSYRDGFDGRDFISFELGSRSFVAADGSAQPTKRKWEHDGIVAERLTHYLENSCPEWLRKFVGYGREALERKDPPDVHVSGKEEHGILTLSCRAYGFYPGMIGINWLKGDEVRDQETEWGGIVPNSDGTFHSWARIEALPGEREQYRCRVEHAGMPEPGIFAWEPESIWNSSPVLVAVSVIAAIIIIIGLVAVGVWKLRSGKREGNGYDPAPTTGITA, encoded by the exons TTCTCCACTCCCTGCGTTACCTGCACGTGGGGGTGACAGAGCCCAGCCCGGGGATCCCTCAATTCATGGCATTGGGATACGTGGATGGGATCCCCATCACACGCTACGACAGCGAGCGGGGCCGGGTGGAGCCGCTGACGCCGTGGATGGCGGCCGGAGCCGAGCCGGGATACTGGGATAGACAGACCCAGATCAACGAGGAGAACCGGCTCACTGATGCCGAGAACCTGGAGAGAGCGCGAGCCCGGTACAACTGGAGTGGGG GTCTCCACACGCAGCAGTGGGTTTCTGGCTGTGACCTCCTGTCCGACGGGAGCGTCCGTGGATCCTATCGGGATGGCTTTGATGGGCGGGATTTCATCTCCTTCGAGCTGGGATCCAGGAGCTTCGTGGCGGCCGATGGATCTGCCCAGCCCACCAAGAGGAAATGGGAACACGATGGGATCGTGGCGGAGAGACTGACACATTACCTGGAGAACAGCTGTCCGGAATGGCTCCGCAAATTCGTTGGATATGGGCGGGAGGCGCTGGAGCGCAAAG ATCCCCCCGATGTCCATGTGTCCGGGAAAGAGGAACACGGGATCCTGACGTTGTCCTGCCGCGCATACGGATTCTACCCCGGGATGATCGGGATCAACTGGCTGAAGGGGGATGAAGTGCGGGATCAGGAGACGGAGTGGGGCGGGATCGTTCCCAACAGCGACGGCACCTTCCACAGCTGGGCCAGGATCGAGGCGCTGCCGGGGGAGCGGGAGCAGTACCGGTGCCGGGTGGAGCACGCCGGAATGCCGGAGCCCGGGATCTTCGCCTGGG agccaGAATCCATCTGGAATTCCAGCCCGGTGTTGGTGGCTGTGTCCGTCatcgctgccatcatcatcatcatcggcctCGTGGCAGtcggtgtctggaagctccgatccg ggaagagggaggggaatggatacgaccccgcgcccacca caggaatcacagcctga